From the Nitrospirota bacterium genome, one window contains:
- a CDS encoding YncE family protein, translating to MIVLVFSLFLSGCQFKSGLLKTADEDRKERGEVLLYTQPFPQESDRLRFNIEEISAVRDDAMVFPLSPVLSEIKCRDMKSQRLLATGWLPPGHYTEVLFKVKNASLEVEDGEANLLVPAGPVTAPFMFDVGREMSYVFSLVFNYTQSIKGMLSFSPSFSVFFPERPVVNLLGYVSNSESDTITVIDKKAMQVINVIATGKGPRGIAIDQVRKRAYVALSGDDSIDVIDITAGRKINTIRLNPGDKPQESALTPAGTLLITANTGSDSISLIDPLAFIELDRIAVGNSPHSIAIDPAGRRAYVFNSLSSTISVIDLASSSVAATISTEPGPLRGQFNREGNKLYVIHEWSSYMTVIDPFTLSALGRVRIGMGANALKLDTRTNLIYVARKNDIMVEVYDPFSAIPIDYIKAEGSASYITIDSEENNLYLIVPEMKTVLVVDIVSKKIVSKIDIGKSPAWVTMMGER from the coding sequence ATGATCGTTCTCGTCTTTTCATTATTTCTTTCAGGCTGCCAGTTCAAGTCTGGCCTTTTAAAAACTGCTGACGAAGACAGAAAGGAAAGAGGCGAAGTCCTTCTTTACACGCAGCCATTTCCGCAGGAGTCAGACAGGCTCAGGTTCAACATCGAAGAGATCTCAGCCGTGAGAGATGACGCCATGGTATTCCCCCTGTCTCCGGTGTTAAGCGAAATAAAATGCCGTGATATGAAAAGCCAGAGACTGTTGGCCACAGGCTGGCTGCCCCCCGGCCACTATACGGAGGTTTTATTCAAGGTAAAAAATGCATCCCTGGAAGTTGAGGACGGGGAGGCAAACCTCCTGGTGCCTGCCGGACCGGTAACAGCACCGTTTATGTTTGATGTCGGGAGAGAGATGTCATATGTCTTTTCCCTTGTATTCAACTATACACAATCCATCAAGGGGATGTTGAGCTTCAGCCCTTCGTTCTCTGTGTTCTTTCCTGAGAGACCGGTCGTCAACCTGTTAGGGTACGTATCAAATTCTGAATCAGACACTATCACGGTAATTGATAAAAAGGCGATGCAGGTAATAAATGTTATAGCAACCGGGAAAGGCCCACGAGGGATAGCCATAGATCAAGTCCGTAAAAGGGCGTATGTGGCGCTTTCGGGTGACGACTCCATTGACGTCATTGATATCACAGCAGGCAGGAAAATTAACACCATCCGCCTTAACCCCGGGGACAAACCACAGGAGTCCGCTCTAACGCCGGCCGGGACCCTGCTGATAACGGCAAACACAGGTTCGGACAGTATAAGTTTGATAGACCCGCTGGCCTTTATCGAATTAGACAGGATCGCTGTCGGCAACAGCCCCCATTCAATCGCAATTGACCCGGCGGGAAGGAGGGCGTATGTCTTTAATTCGCTTTCCAGCACGATATCCGTCATAGACCTTGCGAGCAGCTCCGTTGCGGCCACGATATCAACTGAACCGGGGCCGCTGCGGGGACAGTTTAACAGGGAAGGGAACAAACTCTATGTCATCCATGAGTGGTCGTCATACATGACAGTGATAGACCCGTTCACTCTTTCAGCGCTTGGCAGGGTCCGCATCGGGATGGGAGCGAACGCGCTTAAGCTTGATACAAGGACAAACTTAATATACGTGGCCAGGAAAAACGATATAATGGTTGAAGTTTATGATCCTTTTTCCGCTATTCCCATTGATTACATAAAAGCGGAGGGAAGCGCATCATACATCACCATTGACAGCGAGGAAAACAACCTGTATCTGATCGTGCCGGAGATGAAAACCGTGCTTGTTGTCGATATCGTCAGTAAAAAGATCGTCTCTAAAATAGATATCGGCAAAAGCCCCGCCTGGGTAACCATGATGGGGGAAAGGTAA
- a CDS encoding DUF799 family lipoprotein yields the protein MKMRSIIAVRGKILMILMAAFLVSCASAKPADIYFDQNMDISAIKTAAIMPFENLTRDQMAADRVKDVFTNMLLSTGEIYVVPPGEVKRGAVLIGIANPTTPSKEEIVKLASLIKVDVVITGVVREYGEVRSGTTSANIVSISLQMIEGQSGKIVWTATSTKGGISMKDRLLGGGGRPMNDVTEEAVNDILNKFFR from the coding sequence ATGAAAATGAGGAGCATCATCGCAGTTCGAGGGAAGATTCTGATGATTTTAATGGCCGCATTTCTGGTCTCATGCGCCTCCGCCAAACCGGCTGATATTTACTTTGATCAGAACATGGATATAAGTGCGATAAAGACCGCTGCGATCATGCCTTTTGAAAACCTCACAAGAGATCAAATGGCAGCGGACAGGGTAAAAGACGTCTTCACCAACATGCTCTTGTCCACCGGTGAAATTTATGTGGTACCGCCCGGGGAGGTCAAACGCGGCGCCGTATTGATAGGCATTGCCAATCCAACGACCCCGTCCAAAGAGGAGATCGTAAAACTGGCCTCCCTCATAAAAGTAGACGTGGTAATTACCGGGGTGGTGAGGGAGTACGGGGAGGTGCGGTCAGGGACAACCTCAGCCAATATTGTTTCCATAAGCCTGCAAATGATAGAGGGACAGTCCGGCAAGATCGTATGGACGGCAACCTCTACAAAGGGCGGCATAAGCATGAAAGACCGGCTTTTGGGCGGCGGCGGCAGGCCGATGAACGACGTAACGGAAGAGGCTGTAAATGATATCCTTAATAAATTTTTCCGGTAG
- a CDS encoding sigma-54-dependent Fis family transcriptional regulator, giving the protein MSAKGKVFILDDDELILSMLNKVLKKEGYEVRTENRTEDIIKKIRSWAPDVVLLDIRLPERSGIEILQDIKKEGLVTEVIMLTADDTAETAVKAMKLGAVDYLTKPFDIDEVKIVISNTLEKENLKQEVAYLRKVYSETFERDFIGESSAIKTLYSKMEKMAQARVSTILITGESGTGKEIVARNIHHLMYRDTDSKHAPFIWINCAALPESILESELFGYEKGAFTDAKADRKGLFEMAKGGSILLDEIGDMKFELQSKLLRVLEERMIRRIGGDRDIPIDVTVLATTNKNLQEAVEKGEFRKDLFFRLSTFYVHIVPLRERREDIPLLARHFLSLFARKYNKKKTIEISPEAEKLLLSYSWTGNVRELKNLFERFVVLENIDLILPEHLPHWITGPAKFQEQPAGGKFTLPESGLSIDDLEKDLIMQALEKSGNNKAQAAKLLNMTYDAFRSHLKKYGIA; this is encoded by the coding sequence ATGAGCGCTAAAGGAAAGGTATTTATTCTGGACGACGATGAGCTTATTCTCTCGATGCTTAACAAGGTGCTGAAGAAGGAAGGCTACGAAGTGCGCACTGAAAACAGGACCGAAGACATAATCAAAAAGATAAGGTCGTGGGCCCCCGACGTCGTGCTCCTGGATATCAGGCTTCCTGAAAGAAGCGGCATCGAGATACTTCAGGACATCAAGAAAGAGGGGCTGGTCACAGAGGTCATAATGCTCACCGCGGACGATACAGCGGAAACAGCCGTAAAGGCCATGAAGCTCGGGGCGGTGGATTATCTTACAAAGCCTTTTGATATAGACGAAGTCAAGATCGTTATTAGCAACACCCTTGAAAAGGAAAACCTTAAGCAGGAAGTGGCTTACCTGAGGAAGGTCTATTCCGAGACCTTCGAGAGGGACTTCATCGGGGAATCCTCTGCGATAAAAACATTATATTCAAAAATGGAAAAGATGGCGCAGGCGCGCGTTTCCACGATCCTCATCACCGGGGAGAGCGGGACCGGCAAGGAGATCGTCGCAAGGAACATCCATCATTTGATGTACAGGGACACCGACTCAAAACATGCGCCGTTTATCTGGATCAATTGCGCCGCCCTTCCGGAATCCATTCTTGAGAGCGAGCTCTTCGGCTATGAAAAAGGCGCCTTTACGGACGCGAAGGCCGACAGGAAGGGACTGTTTGAGATGGCAAAAGGAGGCTCTATCCTGCTTGATGAAATAGGAGACATGAAATTTGAACTCCAGAGCAAACTGCTGAGGGTGCTTGAGGAGAGGATGATAAGGCGCATCGGCGGAGACAGGGACATCCCCATTGATGTGACCGTCCTGGCCACAACCAACAAGAACCTGCAGGAGGCGGTTGAGAAAGGCGAATTCAGGAAAGACCTGTTCTTCAGGCTCAGCACCTTCTATGTGCATATCGTGCCGCTAAGGGAGAGACGGGAAGACATACCGCTGCTTGCCAGACATTTCCTGTCGCTCTTTGCAAGGAAATATAATAAGAAGAAAACCATAGAGATCTCACCCGAAGCTGAGAAGCTGCTTCTTTCTTACAGCTGGACGGGAAATGTGAGGGAGCTGAAGAACCTCTTTGAACGTTTTGTGGTGCTGGAAAATATTGACCTGATATTGCCCGAACATCTGCCGCACTGGATAACCGGTCCGGCAAAGTTTCAGGAACAGCCCGCCGGCGGGAAATTTACTCTCCCCGAATCGGGGTTGTCCATTGACGATCTTGAGAAAGACCTCATCATGCAGGCTCTCGAAAAGTCAGGCAATAATAAAGCGCAGGCAGCAAAACTCCTGAATATGACCTACGACGCCTTCAGGTCGCATTTAAAGAAATACGGCATAGCGTAA